In one Candidatus Neomarinimicrobiota bacterium genomic region, the following are encoded:
- a CDS encoding TRAP transporter large permease subunit produces the protein MISGSKSIFKYIHKAEDYFLVAILLGMAILPLIEIVYRNIATGGIPGSSVIVQYLTLFVAFAGASLAAREGRLLSLTSDKAVFKGKFNEYSRYFAAAIGTAVSVGLLWASWNMVKADFEYPIDIILGVPNWLVELIMPISMGVIAVRIMLKSSPSLKIRLIIIGAVLLFALIGNSEMFQESNIFILGFIFLFASIAFGAPIFVGLGGAALLLFWHDFEPIASIPAESLRIVVSPTLPTIPLFTLSGYFLAESNAAHRLVGVFRAWFGWLPGGMPIVTVIVCAFFTTFTGGSGVTILALGGLLLPMLIKDNYPEKFSVGLLTASGSLGLFFPPSLAVILYGVISHTPINEIFIGGIVPGIILMLFIGAWGVRQGIISNIPRTSFDFNTAFKALWLAKYEVMLPVVVLVGIYGGFTTLVETAALAALYALVVEVFIHKDLSLTEDVPRVIVLCSILIGGVLIILSVAMGLTAYLVDAEVPMLALEWVQEHVESRWVFLLSLNALLLVVGTLMDIFSAIVVVVPLITPMALAFGIEPVHLAIIFLANLELGFLTPPVGMNLFLASYRFDKDLITVYKSAIPYLIILLIGVIAITYVPILTLGLGRLLGY, from the coding sequence ATGATTTCCGGCTCGAAATCCATTTTCAAATATATTCACAAGGCGGAGGACTACTTCTTAGTTGCCATTTTACTGGGAATGGCTATTCTTCCTCTAATAGAGATCGTATATCGAAATATCGCCACCGGAGGTATTCCGGGCTCCTCGGTCATTGTTCAGTATTTAACGCTGTTCGTGGCATTTGCCGGAGCGTCCTTAGCCGCGAGAGAAGGGCGGTTACTCTCTCTTACATCAGATAAGGCTGTCTTCAAGGGAAAATTCAATGAATACTCCCGCTATTTCGCCGCCGCTATAGGCACTGCTGTTTCTGTCGGACTTTTATGGGCGAGCTGGAATATGGTGAAGGCGGATTTCGAATACCCGATTGACATAATTTTAGGCGTACCTAACTGGCTCGTAGAACTTATAATGCCAATTTCAATGGGTGTGATCGCTGTGCGTATTATGCTGAAATCGTCGCCCAGTCTTAAAATCAGATTGATTATAATTGGCGCTGTTCTTCTGTTTGCTCTGATTGGGAATTCGGAAATGTTCCAGGAATCAAACATTTTTATTTTAGGGTTCATCTTTCTCTTTGCTTCCATCGCATTCGGGGCTCCTATATTTGTGGGACTCGGCGGAGCTGCCTTGCTGCTTTTCTGGCACGATTTCGAACCGATAGCCTCCATTCCTGCCGAAAGCTTACGGATCGTTGTTTCACCCACGCTTCCAACTATTCCGCTCTTTACTCTTTCCGGATATTTTCTTGCAGAAAGCAATGCGGCTCATCGGCTTGTTGGTGTATTCCGAGCATGGTTTGGGTGGCTTCCCGGTGGTATGCCTATTGTAACGGTTATAGTGTGCGCTTTTTTCACAACATTTACCGGCGGTTCCGGAGTTACTATACTCGCGTTAGGGGGGCTTTTACTCCCGATGCTGATAAAGGATAACTATCCGGAGAAATTTTCTGTAGGTCTGTTAACAGCCTCCGGTTCGCTGGGACTTTTCTTTCCGCCGAGCCTTGCTGTCATACTTTACGGCGTTATTTCACACACTCCGATAAACGAAATTTTTATCGGGGGAATTGTTCCGGGCATTATTTTAATGCTGTTCATTGGAGCATGGGGAGTTCGGCAAGGCATAATATCAAATATTCCGAGAACTTCGTTTGATTTCAATACTGCTTTTAAAGCCCTTTGGTTGGCAAAGTACGAAGTAATGCTTCCGGTTGTCGTTCTCGTCGGAATCTATGGTGGATTTACGACTCTTGTCGAAACAGCCGCTCTTGCCGCTCTTTATGCCCTTGTAGTAGAAGTATTTATCCATAAGGATTTAAGTTTAACAGAAGATGTCCCGCGGGTAATTGTCTTATGCTCTATTCTCATCGGCGGAGTTCTTATTATTCTCAGCGTTGCTATGGGACTTACCGCATATCTTGTTGACGCTGAAGTGCCGATGCTCGCCCTCGAATGGGTTCAGGAGCATGTCGAATCCCGCTGGGTATTCTTATTATCGCTCAATGCGCTCCTGCTCGTGGTAGGAACATTGATGGATATATTCTCCGCTATAGTTGTCGTCGTTCCACTTATAACTCCGATGGCGCTCGCTTTCGGAATTGAACCTGTTCATCTTGCGATCATATTTTTGGCAAATCTCGAATTAGGTTTTCTCACTCCACCTGTAGGAATGAATCTC
- a CDS encoding carbohydrate binding family 9 domain-containing protein: MKNNIHLVLMSLIMATSTAYAGESILGDEVKFIPNIQPRLEISKTSAKIIIDGELNDAGWVGANPATNFTQFEPVDMTKPSSRTVAMLTYDDEYLYVAISAYDDNPDAIRSTLRDRDKIGSDDLVGFILDTYGDASWAYQIYSNAMGIQGDARWTQNGEDESFDIVFASAGKITEDGYQVEFAVPFASLRFPEKNVQDWKITFWRVRPRESREEYSWAAISKNDPNFLGQFGTLVGMENVKSGK; the protein is encoded by the coding sequence ATGAAAAACAATATTCATTTGGTATTAATGAGTTTGATAATGGCTACGAGTACAGCTTATGCAGGTGAGTCAATCTTGGGCGATGAAGTAAAATTTATTCCTAACATTCAGCCTCGACTTGAAATTTCAAAGACATCAGCAAAGATTATAATTGATGGAGAGCTAAATGATGCCGGCTGGGTAGGCGCCAATCCGGCGACAAATTTTACACAGTTTGAACCGGTTGATATGACCAAACCGTCATCAAGAACAGTTGCTATGCTGACCTATGATGATGAATATCTGTATGTAGCAATCAGCGCATACGATGATAATCCCGATGCTATACGCTCAACTCTTCGCGACAGAGATAAAATAGGGTCTGATGATTTAGTTGGCTTCATACTTGATACTTATGGAGACGCATCATGGGCTTACCAAATTTATTCCAATGCAATGGGAATACAAGGTGATGCCCGATGGACACAGAATGGTGAAGATGAAAGTTTTGATATAGTATTTGCGTCAGCAGGGAAAATTACGGAAGACGGATATCAGGTTGAATTCGCTGTTCCTTTCGCAAGCCTGCGGTTCCCGGAAAAAAATGTTCAGGACTGGAAAATTACTTTCTGGAGGGTTCGCCCGAGGGAAAGCAGAGAGGAATATTCATGGGCTGCAATAAGCAAAAACGACCCTAATTTTTTAGGTCAATTCGGAACGCTCGTCGGAATGGAAAATGTGAAATCGGGGAAATGA
- a CDS encoding alpha/beta hydrolase → MKTKKNKIGLIFKIVHGIMRTTSKILCMLSPSLAARWADILFFIPIGLPRPSSELPYYDSAIHSSIEYNSKKVALYTWGEGEKTIIMVHGWGSRGTRMGHLAEPLNKLGYRVVAFDAPAHGDSEGKTTNLLEVSEITALIFKKFEPVQAIIGHSFGGMALANAVHRNDLNVSRVAVIASPFSMDYIIESFRKIININSKVTKMMVDRIKRRFLKEQNLDVFSLSLDSFAASFKTPILIVHDREDRDVAYEQGEEYAENFPNAEFISTTGLGHRRILKDAGIMGKIIEFISSS, encoded by the coding sequence TTGAAAACTAAAAAAAATAAAATCGGTCTGATATTTAAAATCGTGCATGGCATTATGAGAACCACTTCAAAAATACTTTGTATGCTTTCTCCAAGCCTCGCAGCCCGTTGGGCAGATATATTATTTTTTATACCTATTGGGTTACCGCGGCCGTCATCAGAGCTGCCGTATTACGATTCCGCAATCCATTCAAGTATTGAATATAACAGTAAAAAAGTCGCTCTTTATACGTGGGGCGAGGGTGAAAAAACTATAATTATGGTACACGGATGGGGAAGCCGCGGAACACGTATGGGACATCTTGCAGAGCCTTTAAACAAACTCGGCTATCGGGTGGTGGCGTTTGACGCTCCTGCTCATGGTGACTCGGAAGGAAAAACAACAAACCTGTTAGAGGTTTCTGAAATAACTGCTCTGATATTCAAAAAATTTGAACCTGTCCAAGCTATAATAGGGCATTCTTTTGGCGGAATGGCTCTGGCAAACGCAGTTCACCGGAACGATTTAAATGTGAGTAGGGTTGCCGTTATCGCATCTCCGTTTTCTATGGATTATATCATAGAGAGTTTCAGGAAAATTATAAATATTAATTCAAAGGTAACAAAGATGATGGTAGATCGTATTAAAAGGCGATTTTTAAAAGAGCAAAATTTAGATGTTTTCAGCCTGTCGCTTGATTCTTTTGCGGCATCTTTTAAAACACCTATTCTTATTGTTCATGACAGAGAAGACAGAGACGTTGCTTATGAACAGGGAGAAGAATATGCGGAAAATTTTCCAAACGCCGAATTTATCAGTACAACGGGCTTAGGTCACCGAAGGATTTTAAAAGATGCGGGAATTATGGGTAAAATAATTGAATTTATCAGTTCTTCTTAA
- a CDS encoding TRAP transporter TatT component family protein, translating to MSKTSTKLIFIIILLGFVSSGCSLINGMAINSLADAMSASGTAFAADDDPELIREAVPFSLKTIEILLEEKPNHIGLLLTAAKGFTQYSYGFIEQDADFIEEEDFDEALKIRKRARKLYSRAINYARRGLEVNHRGFLDAFDSNPDSTIIFLKKKDVPLMYWYAAALGLKISLSIDDPMEIAKLPQVGILINRALELDANWDRGALYEFLVSYDGGRSEALGGSQVRAKEHLDNAIRLSNGERAGPYVAYAENVGVLLQDREMFIEMLNKALAVNIDNPSEDRLANIIAQNRARWLLETIDDLFF from the coding sequence ATGTCTAAAACTTCAACAAAATTGATATTCATAATTATCCTTCTCGGATTCGTATCCTCCGGATGCTCTCTGATAAATGGAATGGCTATCAATTCATTAGCGGACGCCATGAGCGCGTCAGGAACTGCATTCGCGGCTGATGATGACCCTGAACTAATTCGTGAAGCAGTGCCTTTCAGTCTTAAAACTATTGAAATACTATTGGAAGAAAAACCGAATCACATTGGTCTCCTCTTAACCGCAGCCAAAGGTTTCACACAATATAGTTATGGATTTATTGAGCAAGACGCAGATTTTATTGAGGAAGAGGATTTTGACGAAGCTCTTAAAATTCGGAAGAGGGCAAGAAAACTTTATAGCAGGGCAATCAATTATGCCCGTCGGGGTCTTGAGGTGAATCATCGTGGATTCCTTGACGCTTTCGATTCAAATCCGGATTCAACAATTATTTTCTTAAAAAAGAAAGATGTGCCTCTTATGTATTGGTATGCAGCTGCTCTGGGACTAAAAATATCTCTTTCTATTGACGATCCGATGGAAATAGCCAAATTGCCGCAGGTTGGAATTCTTATCAACAGAGCTTTGGAGCTTGATGCGAACTGGGATAGAGGAGCGCTTTACGAATTTTTGGTTTCTTACGATGGGGGACGATCTGAGGCATTGGGCGGTTCACAGGTAAGAGCAAAAGAACATCTCGACAATGCTATCAGACTTTCAAATGGCGAACGTGCCGGACCGTATGTAGCGTACGCCGAAAATGTCGGCGTATTACTACAAGACCGGGAAATGTTTATTGAAATGCTTAATAAAGCCTTAGCCGTAAATATCGATAATCCTTCGGAGGATAGACTGGCGAATATTATCGCTCAAAACAGAGCGCGCTGGCTTCTTGAGACTATCGATGATCTGTTCTTTTAA
- the dctP gene encoding TRAP transporter substrate-binding protein DctP, whose protein sequence is MQKLIYNTVIFLFSFTLIISSAFGQKRIKVKMATLAPKGSPWHEVLEKMGREWREITNGRLRMKIYPDGVAGDEDAMIRKIRIGQFQAAALTFNGLAYIDPSVNAFAIPMLYDNYEQLDKVREMMDSEIRRRLESKGFILLAWADVGWVRFFGSKPIITPDDLRNMKIFTWAGDETSLRMWKNAGFRAVPLQPIDILTGLQTGLINAFAAPPFGALSSQWFGIADHMLDMRFAPFIGGFVMDLKTWNSIPDEFKPAMLAAAAAVGEKIKKELRHDDQKFIDAMVEHGLTVHEANTETVALWRNTAREFYPDLRGDFVPADIFDRAVAISDSLHSINSGNTFGQ, encoded by the coding sequence GTGCAAAAATTAATATATAACACGGTTATATTTCTTTTTTCATTTACCCTGATAATCAGTTCTGCATTTGGGCAGAAACGAATCAAGGTGAAAATGGCGACATTGGCGCCGAAAGGTTCCCCCTGGCACGAAGTCTTAGAAAAAATGGGAAGAGAATGGCGTGAAATTACCAACGGTAGATTGCGTATGAAAATATATCCTGATGGAGTGGCGGGTGACGAAGACGCAATGATAAGGAAAATTCGAATCGGTCAGTTTCAAGCCGCTGCGTTGACTTTTAACGGACTTGCGTATATCGACCCGTCGGTCAACGCCTTCGCTATCCCAATGCTTTACGATAATTATGAGCAGCTCGACAAAGTGCGGGAAATGATGGACTCGGAAATTCGCAGACGGCTTGAATCTAAAGGATTCATTCTTCTTGCGTGGGCGGATGTCGGTTGGGTGCGATTTTTCGGTTCAAAACCTATTATTACACCTGATGATCTGAGGAATATGAAGATATTTACATGGGCAGGGGACGAAACATCACTCCGTATGTGGAAAAACGCAGGGTTTCGCGCTGTCCCGCTTCAGCCTATAGATATTCTGACGGGTCTTCAAACGGGGCTGATAAATGCTTTCGCGGCTCCACCCTTCGGAGCACTTTCATCACAGTGGTTTGGGATTGCTGACCATATGCTCGATATGCGTTTTGCTCCTTTCATTGGCGGATTCGTCATGGACCTCAAGACATGGAACTCAATTCCCGATGAATTCAAGCCTGCGATGTTAGCCGCCGCTGCTGCGGTCGGTGAAAAAATTAAAAAAGAACTTCGACATGACGATCAAAAATTTATTGACGCTATGGTAGAGCACGGCCTCACCGTGCATGAGGCAAATACTGAAACTGTCGCATTATGGAGAAATACTGCCAGAGAATTCTATCCCGACCTTCGTGGCGACTTCGTCCCCGCAGATATATTCGACAGGGCAGTGGCTATTAGCGATAGTCTTCATTCCATTAATTCCGGAAATACGTTTGGTCAGTGA